Genomic window (Leptotrichia sp. oral taxon 212):
ACATGATTTAGAAATGTATTTAATATCATGTTTTTTTAGTGTAATAAAAATATAAAATGTAAAAATAATTAAAAATAGTTTGACAAATAATAAAAAATATAGTATAAATAATTAAATAAAAATTAATAATAAAAGGTGGGATTATTATGAAAAGTGAGGTAAAGAAAGCAAAAAAGTTTCAGAAGGGCTTTACTCTGGTTGAGGTTATTCTTGTTGTGGCAATAATTACAATAATATCAGCGATAGCAGTGCCACAGGTGGGAAAGTACCTGAATAAGGCAAACAGGAGTAAAATAATAGGGGCAATAGCAGAATTAAACAATTCATCAACATCTTGGAGCATCGATCATGGGGGAGATATACCAAATAGTTTACAGGACATATTCAATGAACAGGGAGATTTAAAGAAACTGGGAATAGGAGCAGATAGCAGCGGAAATTTCAAGATTGGAAATATTCATGGGAAAATTTTATATAGCAACGGGGAAGTATATGCAAAGACAGACCCTAGCAGCAAGGCATTTCCAAATGAGGAAATCAGAAAATAATGTGTAGTAATGATGCTGTTCATATATTAGAAATTATTGAATATATTGCTCTTTTTTACATATGCATAATAGATATAAGAAAGAAAATAATACCTGACAGAGGATTTATAATACTTGTAATTATTGGATTATTAAAAGGTATGATAAACACAAATATAGAAGGATATTTTTTAGGAATGTGCGTCTATCCGATGCCATTAATAATTCTGTATATACTGGAAGATTATTTTAAGAAGGAACTGATAGGATTTGGAGATATAAAGCTAATGATGGGAATTGGTGGAAATATGGGATATAAAAGTCTTGCAGAAGTGGTGAAATTCTATCATGTAGTATATTTTATTGCAGGAATTACAGTAATCCTATTTATGCTCTATGCAAAATATAAAGCGAAAAAAGCCGAGTATATTCCTTTTGCACCTTTTCTTGCTACAGGTTTTATTATGAGAGTGCTTAATATTCAAATAATATAAAAAAGGAGATATGTCTAATTGTGAAAAATAAAGGGGAAACACTGGTTGAAAGTCTTTTATCCATATTTTTTGTTGCTGTTGTCCTGCCACCTGTTTCAAATTTGATTTTAAAGACTTTCAGAACTGACAGTAAGATTGACAGGAAAAATATTTTTAACATGGAAACAGAAAATATATCAGAAATCTTAAAAACAAAAGATTACGCATTTCTGTACAGTCACATTGGAAAATACGTCATACAGAATAAAAATGATTTTTACAGTAAATTTGCAATAGAAGGAAAGTATCAGATACTGAAAGATACAGCTACTGTTGGAAAGAGGGAGCTGGAAATAAAAGCGACCGAAAATTACTATCTGAATGAAAAAGGGGAAAAGGAGCACATACTGGAAATAACTATAGACAGGAAAAAAGATTATTATTTTCCTGAAATAAAGTAAAAAAGAGGGGGATTATGAAAGGGGATAAGGCGGGTAAAAAAACAGGAGGATATCTGCTCCTTGAAATACTGATATGTCTGTTTCTGTTTTCGGTAGTTGTATTTATAATTTCAGTATTTTTAAAAAGAACTGTAATGATAGAAAAGAAAAAATCGAAAACTCAGAAATTGGAAGAAAATATACACTTTCTTACAGATAAGATTTCTGAAGATATATCAAACAGGGACAGGGAAGTTTTTGAGTATGAAGGAAGTATGGATAATTTTCATATAAAAGGAAATTATGTTTTATTTAGAAAAGACAGTTTATTTTATAAACTGGAATATACAAATAAGAAATTATATATATCAGAAGGAGTAAATTCTTTAAATATGGGAAGCAGGACGGCTCTAGGCGAATATGAGAATCTGGGATTTAAAAGAGTGGATAGACTGCTTATGATTATAATGAAAAATGGGAAAGATGAAGAAGTTAAGATAATTAATTTAATGTAGGGGAGGAATACAGTGGAAAATAAAAAAAGGGGGGCAAGTCTTGTCTATGTTCTTATAATTTTATCTATAATTCTGACTTTTTCAACAGGATTTATCTATTTTGTGCATGAGCGTGGAAAAATAACAGTTTTAAGAGGAAAAAGTGATAAAAGCAGAAAAATATCAGACAGTTATCTGGCAGGTATGGAAAATAAAAATGCCGAAAGATTAGGAAACAGGGGTTTAAATGTTAACGGAAATCAGGAAGTTATAAAAGGGAAAAGTGATTATTTCAATAAAAAGTTCATAATAAGCACATCTGGTCAGAACGAACTGAAAAGGCTCATGTTTTCAGGTAATCATGAAGAAAGCATAGGGAACTTTAAAATAAAGGAAATAAAAGATTTTTCCGGAAACAAATATTCCCTGCCGCTTGAAGAAAATACAGTTTATAATAATCTGAAAATAATATATTTTAAGGAAGTATTAGGTAAAGAGGTAAATTACAGGGAAGAGCTGGAATTTAAAAGAATAGATTCCATGACAGTGGAGATTCGGGAAAAGAATGGCGGGTTTGTTTTAAATTGAAGTATTAGGTATGAAAAAAAATTGAGGTGAAAGATGTTTGAAAAAATAAAAGTTTATATGAGAAGTAAGGATAAAGTTTATATTTACATGAATGAGGAACTCCTGTTTTTTGAAAATCAGGAGCTGTCATCCATTCTTGAAAATCTGAAGGAAGAAGCTGAGATAGAGGAAAAAATTCCAGTTTCAGTTATTCTGCATTATCCTTATTTTTTATTTGAGGAAGACCTGAAGAATAAAGGAAATTTTATAAGTAAAAACTTGGAGTATATATGTAAAAAATATTATTTAAATCATCTGGAAAACAGATATATCAATCTTTATATGAGCAGAAAACAGATAAACGGCATAAAAAATACCTTTAAGCAATCTGGATTTAAGCTTACGGATATAAAAACGGACTTCGATATAATTTACGGTTTTTCAAAGGAAGAAGATGTTGAAATACTAGAGGTTGGAGAAATAAACAGTATAAGAATGCTCATAAAAAATGAGAAAATAGAAGAAATTGAAAAACTGGATTTAAAGCTGGAAGATATGGAAGACAGGGAAAACTTTGATTTTGGCGATATGAAAACGTTTTTTTGTGAAGAAGGGGATATAAGAAATATTTTTCAGAATGAGGAACTGGAGAATAATATAAATTTTTTAGGCAAAAATAATAGGATTGAGCTTGGAGATTTAAAGGACATAAAATTAAGAGATATACTGGCTGTGGTTATTCTAATAGGAGTATATGTGTTTTTTAAAGGAATGATTCCTTTGGAAAAGCAGGCTGAAAGAAATAAAACCCTGAAGAAACAGGTTAAAAATCTGGAATCAGAATATTTAAAGGAAAAAAACGAAAAACTTCCGGATTACTCTGAAGAACTGTCGAAATTAAATGAAATTGATAATGGAATAAAGAGAAAGGAATACTACTCGTTTATAAAATTTCTGGTAGATAACAGCATTAATGGAATAGATTATACTAAAGTGAATTATGAGAATAAAAGATGGCTAATACAGGGAGAGATAGAAAAATTTGATAATTTTGAAAAGTTTGAAAGCAATGTGAGAAAAAAATATGAAAACAGCGAACTTGGATATATAAAGGACAATGATGAAACAACGGTTTTTGAATATACAGTCAGTGAGAAAGAATAGTGTAGGAAGGTTAAAATGGAAAAGATTAAAATAAAGGGAATTATACTGGTACTGTTACTAGTATTAGGTATATTGGGATTAAATGGTAAATATCAGAAATACAGGAATGAAAAAAATAATGAAAAATTACTGAAGGAGAATAAAAAGGAACTGGAAGTGAAAATAGAAAATGCCATTTCAGAAAAAGAAGAACACAGAAAGGAAATACAGTCTGATTATGAGCAGATTCAGATAATAACAGGAAAATTAGGATTGCTTTCCATGAAAAATGAGTCTGAATTTAAAAAGATGATTTATGTTTTTGCAAGGGAAAGCGGGCTTAAAATGAATGAAATATCAAAATCAGAAAAGCTGTGGGAGAGAAATGGATATAAACTGAAATATATTCATTTTACATTGTACGGTTCACTGAATAATTTTGGAAAGTTTCTGTATTTTCTTAATAAAAGCAGAAAGTTTATAGATACTTCCAGAATGTATATTGACCTTACGGGTGAGGGATTTAAAATTTCTCTGGGATTTATTGAAAAAGGGAAAATAGCTGTAAAAAATTAAAAGGGAAGGATAGAAAAATGTTGTTCAAGAGTAAAAGAGATAAAATGAAATTACAAAAAAATGTGACTATAATTTTTATACTTTTCTTTACATGTAATAATCTGTTTTCGGAAAAGATAACAGACTATGTAAATAAAAAAGATGTACAGAATGTAAATAAAATATTTATTTACAGAGAAGAAAGAAGGCAGAAAAAAGAAGAAACAGAAAAAGAAAGTGTAAAGAATAAAATTGAAGACAGTAATGAAAAATCAGGAAAAACAGAAGGAAAAAATAGCGGGAAAGAAGCTGCGCCACAAAAAACAGTTAATGAAAAAATAGGTGAAGTAGAGCTTGAATACAGGGATGTCAAGGAGATATCAGAAAAACTGGATGGACTGAGCGGATTTAAAATGGTAGGAATTGACAACAAAGTTATTCTGCATGGAGATGAAAAGAAAATGGAAGAAGTCAGAAGGATAATAAAAGACTTGGACAAACCGAAAGAACAGATAATAATAAAAGGGAGAATAATTGATACAAGTTCAAATCTTTTTGAAAGGCTTGGGGTGGACTGGACTGCCAGTAGTGATAATCAGACTCCTTCAAAATCCAGTTTGATAGCAAAGTTTCTAAATGGGGAAGTTTCCATAGGATCAATTTTTTCAAGTGGAGGAAAATTTCTGGGAGTTGACTTTAACCTTCTAAGAGAAAATGGAGATATAAAAATAGAAGCAATGCCGACTCTTATGATAATGGAAAATGAGGAAGGGGAGCTCAAAGTTACAGAAGAGGTCATTGTAGGTGAAAAAAAAATAACAAAGAATAATGAAGATTATATAGAGCCAATATTTTCAGAAGCCGGAATAGTTTTTAAAATACTGCCTGAAATAAGAAAAATGGGAAATGAAAAGAAAATTTTACTGAAAATAGATACGGAAATAAGTAATTTTAAGCTTACATCCAATTATAGCGCCACATCAGGAGCGAAACAGAAAAATCAGACTAAAACAATTATTACTTTGAATGACGGAGGTTCAACTTTTATAGGCGGATTAAAACAGAATGTGAATAAGGAAACAGTAAGAAAAGTTCCTATACTGTCAGCAATACCAATAATTGGTCCACTTTTCAAATATAAACGGAAAAATAATGAAATAAGGGATATTTATATCGAAATAGAAGCAGTAGTCCAGAAAAGAGAAAAATAAAATATAAGAAGCTATAAATTTTTAGATTTACCTAAAAATTATTAATCTGAAATTAATGATATAATCTAAAATATATAGTATAATATATAAAAATGATTTTATAAATACAAAGAAAAATAATTTAGATTAATTTCAGAAAGAGGATAAAGTATGATTTCATTTGAAAGACTGAAGGAAATACTGGAACGTTTCAGTAAAGTTAAAATTGCTGTTGTTGGCGACATGATGCTGGATGAATATTTAATAGGTAAAGTATCAAGGATATCTCCTGAAGCACCTGTTCCTGTAGTGAATATTGAGCAGGAAAGATTTGTTCTTGGAGGTGCTTCGAACGTGGCAAATAACCTGAAAAGCCTGTCAGCACAAGTTTCTGTCTATGGAGTTGTCGGTAAGGACAGTAATGGAGAAAAATTTGTGAAGGAACTGGAGTCAAAACATATAGATCCGTCAGGGATTGTAATAGATGAAACAAGACCTACAATAATAAAAAGCAGGGTACTTTCTCAGGGACAGCAGCTGTTGAGACTGGACTGGGAAAAGGATACTGATATTACTGAGAATATACAGAAAAAGATTATAGAAAATGTTGAAAAGAATATTAAAAAGACAGATGCATTACTTCTTTCAGACTATAATAAGGGTGTGCTGACGGAGTTTGTTTCCCAGAGCATAATAAAAATAGCCAAGAAATATAACAGGGAAGTTGTTGTAGATCCTAAACCTAATAATTTTAAAAATTATAAGGGTGCCACTTCAATGACACCTAACAGAAAGGAAATTCTTGACTATTTTGGAATGAAGAAATTTCAGAATGAAGAGGAAATTGCACAAAGAATGTCAGAACTGAAGGAAGAGCTTGCACTTGACAATGTAGTTCTGACAAGAAGTGAAGAAGGAGTTTCTCTCTTTAAAAATGAACATAGAAGAATACCAACTGTAGCCAGGGAAGTTTATGATGTAACAGGAGCTGGAGATACTTTTATATCAACATTTCTGCTGTCGGTATGCGCAGGAGCAGATTTATTTGAAGCGGGAGCTATTGCAAATATGGCTTCCGGTATTGTAGTTGCTAAAATTGGAACAGCGACAGCTACAAAAGAGGAAATCCTGGAATTTTACCATAATGTTATAGAAAATAATTATGAAAAAATATAATATATGATGTACTTATTTACATAATTAAAAATATCATAGGATAAATTACAATTTATTAATTGAAATTAAATAAAATTAAGAAAAGAAGGAAGTGAAGTTATGGCAATAATTGCTGCAGTAGAGGCTGGAGGAACAAAATTTATTTGTGGACTGGGAACTGAAGATGGAAAAATAATAGACAGGATAAATATTCCAACAACAACACCTGAAGAAACAATGTCTAAGGTTATAGAATATTTTAAAGATAAAGAATTTGATGTTATGGGAGTTGGAAGCTTTGGACCTATTGATCCTGTAAAAGGTTCAGAAACATATGGTTATATAACAAAGACTCCAAAGGCATACTGGAGTGACTATAATATAATTGGGGAACTGAAAAAACATTATGATGTTCCAATGGAATTTGATACAGATGTTAATGGTGCGGCATTGGCTGAATCATGGTGGGGAGCCGGAAAAGGCCTGAAAAATGTCATGTATATAACAGTTGGAACAGGAATTGGAGCAGGAGCCGTTGTAAATGGAACTATGCTTCAGGGACTTACACATCCTGAAATGGGACATATTTTTATAAAAAGACATCCGGAAGATACCTATGAAGGAAACTGTCCATTCCATAAAGACTGTCTTGAGGGTATGGCTGCAGGGCCTGCAATTGAAAAAAGATGGGGTAAAAAGGGACATGAACTGGCTGACAATGAAAGAGTATGGGATATGGAAGCATACTATCTGGCACAGGCTCTTATGAACTATATATTGATTTTATCTCCTCAAAGGATAATAATGGGCGGAGGAGTAATGAAACAGCAGCATTTATTCCCACGTATAAGAAAATATGTACAGGAATTTTTGAATGGTTATGTACAGAAAAAAGAAATACTTGAAAAAATTGATGAATATGTCGTATATCCTGGACTTGGTGATGAAGCAGGTTTTGTAGGATCAATAGCTTTAGGAAAACTGGCTCTGAATGCTAAATAAATTTAAACAACTTTGGAAGGGCAGGGAAAAAATGTGGATATAGAACATTCAGTCAAAAATACTAGAAAATATGCGATACTGGAAGTTATGTTCTTTAATGGCTTTTCAGTGGGAATGCAAAGTTTTGTGTTATTAAGCCTGGCGATATATTTTAATATGAGTTCTTTTTTTATATCAGTAGTATCGTCTTTGCCGACAGCCGGATATTTATTGCAGGTATTTACTAAAAAAGTAAATACCATTTTAGGAGGAAGAAGAAGAACACTTGTCTTGTCAGTTACAATATCGAGGCTAGTTATATGTTTACTGCCTTTTGCAGTGTTATTTGATATGAGAAATCAATTTGTATATTTTATGATAATGTTTATTTATGGATTATCGTCTCCTTTTGTAAACAACGTATGGACAGCTACAATGGTAGAAATTATAAATAAAAAGGAAAGAGGAAAATATTTTGGGAAACGTAATTTGTTTTCATCACTGTCAACGGTAATATACACATTGTTTTACGGATATATTTTGTCTCTTGCTGATAAGAAAAGCTCCATATTGCTGCTTACATCAGTAATGGCAGTTTCAGCAATAGGATCTGCAATATTTATGTATCTTCACTATATTCCGGATTTAGGGGAAGAAGTAAAAAATATCAGTATAAAAACTGCATTTAAAAATAAAAACTTTGTCCTTTATCTGAAATTTGCATCTATATGGTTATTTACATGGGAATTTTTAAAACCTCTGACAGAGTATTACAGAATAAAGATACTTGGTGTAAATACCATGTTTATTTCCCAGATGGGAGTTGTTACTGCAATACTGTCAAGTGTACTTTACATAATATATGGTAAATTATCCGATAAATACGGGAACAAGACCATGTTAAGAATGGGGATATTCTTTACAACATATTATGTTCTTACATATTTTTCCATGACAAAGGATAATAAGATGTCTATGCTTTTTGCAGCTGCAGTAATTGATGCGGTAGGATTTACAGCAATAACCTTAAGTCTTCTGAATTTAATGATGGAAGTTTCTGAAGAACCTGCCGATGCTTATGTAGGTGCATATGCTATAGTCTGTGGAATTGCGGCAATACTCGCAGGAATATTTGGAGGACTTGTGGGGAAATTTATAAATAATGGAGTTATTTATATTTTTGGAGAAGAATTTTACACCATAAGATTTGCATTTGCGATAGGATTTGTTTTAAGATTATTTTCATTGCTGGAGCTGACAAGAGTAGACTCATTTGAGAAAACATTTATTTATAAGGGAAGTCTTCCTATAAAAAACTTTTTTTCAAAAAGAATTTTGAATGTAGGTGCAAGTTATATTAATGATGTAAAAAGAAGTGAAAGGGAAAGTCAGAACATAAAAACTCAAAATAGAAAAGATAACTATATAAATGTTGACAGCAATGAAATAAAGAATGTAAAGGAAGAAAGCGGAAATCAGGAAAATAGAACAGATGAAATTGAAAATTTTGAAAAGAGGACAGAAGAGAATAACATGAATAAAACAGTGTGAAAAATCAAAAGGGGGATTAAATTGACTGTTTTTTTTAGCTTGAAAAAATTTAATAATAATAATAAAATAACTGAAAAGGAACTGTGCTCCTTTACCAAGGGAATGTACTATCTTTTAAAAGGAAAGATAGAATTGACGGAAGCCCTAAGAATTATTTCTGAAAGTTACAGGAAAGAAATAAAAAATAGGATAATGAAAACTGTAAGAACAATAGAAGAAGGTAATCTTCTTGGAAAAGCTTTCGGTAATCTTACTCAAAGTAAGGAATTCCTTGAATTAATAAGAATAGGAGAAGAAACAGGAAATCTGGAAATAATATTTAAAAATTTGTTTGAAAAATATAAATTTAGGGAAAAAATAAAAAAAGATATCAGGAATCTATCCATATACCCTGTGACAGTTATTATTACAGCATTTATAATAGTAACTATTCTGCTTAAAATAGTTGTTCCAAAGTTCACAGTCATATATTCAGATTTGGATCAGGAATTACCTGAATTAACAAAAACTATAGTCAGAATAAGTGAAATTACAGATAGATACGGTCTTATAATATTAATTTTAATAATTTCAGGAATTTTTCTCATTTTATTTTTTAAAAAGAATAATCAGAAATATTTTGAAAAAATTTTGCTAAAAATATTTATATTTGGAGAAATATACAAAAATATAGTTGTTTTGAATTTTACCCAGAATATGTACTCACTTACAGATGCCGGAGTTTCTTTCCTTGAATCATTGAAAAT
Coding sequences:
- a CDS encoding type II secretion system protein GspD, with product MKLQKNVTIIFILFFTCNNLFSEKITDYVNKKDVQNVNKIFIYREERRQKKEETEKESVKNKIEDSNEKSGKTEGKNSGKEAAPQKTVNEKIGEVELEYRDVKEISEKLDGLSGFKMVGIDNKVILHGDEKKMEEVRRIIKDLDKPKEQIIIKGRIIDTSSNLFERLGVDWTASSDNQTPSKSSLIAKFLNGEVSIGSIFSSGGKFLGVDFNLLRENGDIKIEAMPTLMIMENEEGELKVTEEVIVGEKKITKNNEDYIEPIFSEAGIVFKILPEIRKMGNEKKILLKIDTEISNFKLTSNYSATSGAKQKNQTKTIITLNDGGSTFIGGLKQNVNKETVRKVPILSAIPIIGPLFKYKRKNNEIRDIYIEIEAVVQKREK
- a CDS encoding ROK family protein, coding for MAIIAAVEAGGTKFICGLGTEDGKIIDRINIPTTTPEETMSKVIEYFKDKEFDVMGVGSFGPIDPVKGSETYGYITKTPKAYWSDYNIIGELKKHYDVPMEFDTDVNGAALAESWWGAGKGLKNVMYITVGTGIGAGAVVNGTMLQGLTHPEMGHIFIKRHPEDTYEGNCPFHKDCLEGMAAGPAIEKRWGKKGHELADNERVWDMEAYYLAQALMNYILILSPQRIIMGGGVMKQQHLFPRIRKYVQEFLNGYVQKKEILEKIDEYVVYPGLGDEAGFVGSIALGKLALNAK
- the rfaE1 gene encoding D-glycero-beta-D-manno-heptose-7-phosphate kinase, coding for MISFERLKEILERFSKVKIAVVGDMMLDEYLIGKVSRISPEAPVPVVNIEQERFVLGGASNVANNLKSLSAQVSVYGVVGKDSNGEKFVKELESKHIDPSGIVIDETRPTIIKSRVLSQGQQLLRLDWEKDTDITENIQKKIIENVEKNIKKTDALLLSDYNKGVLTEFVSQSIIKIAKKYNREVVVDPKPNNFKNYKGATSMTPNRKEILDYFGMKKFQNEEEIAQRMSELKEELALDNVVLTRSEEGVSLFKNEHRRIPTVAREVYDVTGAGDTFISTFLLSVCAGADLFEAGAIANMASGIVVAKIGTATATKEEILEFYHNVIENNYEKI
- a CDS encoding MFS transporter; the encoded protein is MDIEHSVKNTRKYAILEVMFFNGFSVGMQSFVLLSLAIYFNMSSFFISVVSSLPTAGYLLQVFTKKVNTILGGRRRTLVLSVTISRLVICLLPFAVLFDMRNQFVYFMIMFIYGLSSPFVNNVWTATMVEIINKKERGKYFGKRNLFSSLSTVIYTLFYGYILSLADKKSSILLLTSVMAVSAIGSAIFMYLHYIPDLGEEVKNISIKTAFKNKNFVLYLKFASIWLFTWEFLKPLTEYYRIKILGVNTMFISQMGVVTAILSSVLYIIYGKLSDKYGNKTMLRMGIFFTTYYVLTYFSMTKDNKMSMLFAAAVIDAVGFTAITLSLLNLMMEVSEEPADAYVGAYAIVCGIAAILAGIFGGLVGKFINNGVIYIFGEEFYTIRFAFAIGFVLRLFSLLELTRVDSFEKTFIYKGSLPIKNFFSKRILNVGASYINDVKRSERESQNIKTQNRKDNYINVDSNEIKNVKEESGNQENRTDEIENFEKRTEENNMNKTV
- a CDS encoding A24 family peptidase; amino-acid sequence: MCSNDAVHILEIIEYIALFYICIIDIRKKIIPDRGFIILVIIGLLKGMINTNIEGYFLGMCVYPMPLIILYILEDYFKKELIGFGDIKLMMGIGGNMGYKSLAEVVKFYHVVYFIAGITVILFMLYAKYKAKKAEYIPFAPFLATGFIMRVLNIQII
- a CDS encoding type II secretion system F family protein, with product MTVFFSLKKFNNNNKITEKELCSFTKGMYYLLKGKIELTEALRIISESYRKEIKNRIMKTVRTIEEGNLLGKAFGNLTQSKEFLELIRIGEETGNLEIIFKNLFEKYKFREKIKKDIRNLSIYPVTVIITAFIIVTILLKIVVPKFTVIYSDLDQELPELTKTIVRISEITDRYGLIILILIISGIFLILFFKKNNQKYFEKILLKIFIFGEIYKNIVVLNFTQNMYSLTDAGVSFLESLKMCINSGNILLNEEIRKIIFRLEKGTGIKKSFENLNFFDEEYKGFLRIGEKTGKMTVSFENLTGIYSEKVQERTQLLLKVMEPLSIIFIGIIIGIIIFAIMLPIFKIGEMI
- a CDS encoding type II secretion system protein codes for the protein MKSEVKKAKKFQKGFTLVEVILVVAIITIISAIAVPQVGKYLNKANRSKIIGAIAELNNSSTSWSIDHGGDIPNSLQDIFNEQGDLKKLGIGADSSGNFKIGNIHGKILYSNGEVYAKTDPSSKAFPNEEIRK